CCATCGGCAGGCCACCCGCCTGGATCTTGTAGAAGATCTTGGTGTTCGCCTTCCAGTACGTCTTCGGGCGGTACCGCACCTCGGTCGGGCTGACCCAGTGCCAGATCCCCTCCTGGGCCGGAGTCGCCCGCACGGTCATCCGGCGCTGCACGTCGTCCCGGAAGTCCTTCGGAATCGGCTGGTTGAACTTCACGATCAACGGCATACCGACGCCGACCGTCTGGCCGTCGCCGAGGAAGCTGGTCACCCGGATCTGCTTGCCGGGCTTGGCCATGGTGGTGAAATTGCTGGTCACCGTCGCCGGCTTGCCGTCGTCGCCGGTCGCCGTCACGGTCGCGCTGTACGTCGTACCGTATTCGAGCGCGTTGTCCGGGAGCCAGGTCCCGGCGGCGCTGAGCGTGCCCTTGACCGCCGCGCCGGCCGCGTTCTTCACCACGACGGTGGTCTCGACGGCGTCCTTGCTGTTGAACGAGATCTCCGTCGACGCCGGCACGTCCTTCGCGTCCGCGGCCGGGGCGGTGATCGCGGCGGTGGCCTTCGGCTGGTCCCCGGCCTCGCTGCCGCCCTGGAAGGACGGACCGCCGCCCTTGTCGCCGCCGCTGGTGCACGCGGTCGCGGTGAGCGCGAGGGCACCGGCGAGCAGGACCGAGGCGAAGGCCCGGAGCGGCGTGGGCCGCCGCCGCGACGCCAGCGCCAAGCCGGTCGTACGACGTATCAACTGATTTCGGCCTGCTCGCATGATTCCCTCACAGTGCTGGTTCCCACGGCCATCCGACTCGGTCCCTACGGGTCATCCTCTCCCAATGACGCTCGTCGGCACGTTTTTGGTTTCCTGCCGTGCCGGAGAACACCATCGGACTGGGCCGATTTAGCCGGTTAGTTCAACAATTGTCGGCACGATCGGTTTGTCGTCAGGTGCCCAGGTCGGCCGGGACCGGTAGGGCGCTGCCCTTGATGAACTCTGTCCAGGACTGGTTCCAGGCGGTCCAGCCGTTGCCGGCCTCCAGCTTCCGTTCGGTGCCGGTGATCGTCACCGGGTCGCCGGCCTTGGTCTTCTCGAACAGCCAGCGCGCGTTCGGGGTGGAGACGTTCACGCAGCCGTGCGAGACGTTGCGCCGGCCCTGGTCGCCGACGGACCACGGAGCGGCGTGGATGTACTCCCCGCCCCAGGTCAGCCGCTGGGCAAAGTCGATTTCGGTGACGTAGCGGTTCGACGGGTCCGGGTCGTCCCGGGTGTCGAAGACGGTGGAGGACTTCTTCTCCATCACCACCATCTTGCCGCTCGACGACGGGGTGGCCTTCTTGCCGAGGCTCACCGGGATGGTCCGGACCAGCTTGTCGTTCTCGAAGACGGTCATCTTCTTGGTCTTGTTGTCGACCTTCATCTCGAACTTGCTGCCGATCTTCGAGGTGGCCTTCCGGTCGACGTTGCCGTACCGACCGTTGCTCAGCGGAATGCCCTCCAGGCCGATCCGTACGGTGAGCGTGGTGCCCGGCTGCCAGTACTCGGGCGCCCGGTAGTAGGCCTGGGTGCCGTTCGAGACCCAGTGCCAGGCGCCCGGCTGCGGCGGGTTCGAGTTGACGAACATCCGGTTCTGCACCTTGGCCCGGTCCTTCTTGGTGATGCCCGGCGAGAACTCCACCACCACCGGCATGGCCACGCCGTACGTCTTGTCGTCGAAGAGGTAGAGCCCGGAACCGATGACCGACCTCGGCTTCGCCATCGTGGTGAAGGAGGTCGTCTTGGTCTCGCTCTGCCCGCTCGCCGTGGTCGCGGTCACCTTGGC
The nucleotide sequence above comes from Plantactinospora soyae. Encoded proteins:
- a CDS encoding L,D-transpeptidase; this encodes MRAGRNQLIRRTTGLALASRRRPTPLRAFASVLLAGALALTATACTSGGDKGGGPSFQGGSEAGDQPKATAAITAPAADAKDVPASTEISFNSKDAVETTVVVKNAAGAAVKGTLSAAGTWLPDNALEYGTTYSATVTATGDDGKPATVTSNFTTMAKPGKQIRVTSFLGDGQTVGVGMPLIVKFNQPIPKDFRDDVQRRMTVRATPAQEGIWHWVSPTEVRYRPKTYWKANTKIFYKIQAGGLPMGGGWYGRSDLTVDLKVGPAVVMTVDNKNKKMTVKKDGKVIKTIPISLGKKSTPSSSGTMVVIEKLKKTVFDTMDDPNPANRYVTDIEYAQRLTWGGEFIHAAPWSVASQGRTNVSHGCVNMSTANASWLFNQTRVGDPIVVKGTERKLENGNGWTDWNMSWGDYVKGSAIPPEAASPEATTVPSTEPTATTAG
- a CDS encoding L,D-transpeptidase — its product is MGRNTRSWAMIVALAVVAPLGLAACGGDGGEKPQFGNGSGTSAGATATPTPAAEPLAFSITPASGAKKQPVSAEIGTKITGGKITSVSLTAAGVGTVKGAMREDGSSWVPAAPLKYSKTYTAKVTATTASGQSETKTTSFTTMAKPRSVIGSGLYLFDDKTYGVAMPVVVEFSPGITKKDRAKVQNRMFVNSNPPQPGAWHWVSNGTQAYYRAPEYWQPGTTLTVRIGLEGIPLSNGRYGNVDRKATSKIGSKFEMKVDNKTKKMTVFENDKLVRTIPVSLGKKATPSSSGKMVVMEKKSSTVFDTRDDPDPSNRYVTEIDFAQRLTWGGEYIHAAPWSVGDQGRRNVSHGCVNVSTPNARWLFEKTKAGDPVTITGTERKLEAGNGWTAWNQSWTEFIKGSALPVPADLGT